One segment of Mycolicibacterium sp. YH-1 DNA contains the following:
- a CDS encoding Lrp/AsnC ligand binding domain-containing protein, producing MVEAFMLIQTEVGRAEIVAETLASLPGVLSSEYVTGPYDVIVRIGAATAAELTSTIAPSVQQVTGITRTLTCPVAGGALP from the coding sequence CCAGACCGAGGTGGGTCGCGCCGAGATCGTCGCCGAAACGCTGGCGAGCCTGCCCGGGGTGCTGTCCTCCGAATACGTCACCGGCCCCTATGACGTCATCGTGCGCATAGGCGCCGCCACCGCGGCCGAGTTGACGTCGACCATCGCGCCGAGCGTGCAGCAGGTGACCGGAATCACCCGCACCCTGACCTGTCCGGTGGCCGGCGGAGCCCTGCCCTAG